GCTATACCACTTTCCCAGTGGAGGACTATACCACCTTCTGAATGTAGAGCTATGTCTACTCTGAGTGGAGGACTATGCCACTTAGTGAGTGGAGGGCTATAACTCTTCTGAGTGTGGAGCTATGTCTAATCTGAGTGGAGGACTATACCACTTAGTGAGTGGAGGGCTATAACTCTTCTGAGTGTGGAGCTATGTCTACTTTGAGTGGAGGACTATACCACTTAGTGAGTGGAGGGCTATAACTCTTCTGAGTGTGGAGCTATGTCTAATCTGAGTGAAGGACTATACCACTTAGTGAGTGGAGGGCTATAACTCTTCTGAGTGTGGAGCTATGTCTACTCTGAGTGGAGGACTATGCCACTTAGTGAGTGTGGAGCCATATCTATTAGTGAGTGTGGAGCCATATCTTCTGAGTGTGGAGCCATATCTATTCTAAATGGGGGGCTATACCACTTTCTGAGTGGAAGGCTATAATACTTTTTGAGTGGGGGTTATACCACTTTCTGAGTGGAGAGCTATACCACTTTCTGAGTGGAGGGCTATAATACTTTTTGAGTGGGGGCTATACCACTTTCTGAGTGGAGAGCTATACCACTTTCTGAGTGCAGGAATGTACTTCTTTTGAGTGTGAGGGAAGGGACTGTGTCAGGGCTATACCACTTCTCAATGTGGTTGGAAGGCTGTGTTAGAGCCATTAGTGTGCTGTGGATGTAGGTCAAAGCCTTTCCATTTCTGAGTGGGGGGCTGTACCATTTATGGGTGCAGTTGAGATTGACACCCCGAATTAGGGCCGTACATTTTTGGGTGGACCCCATTGAGGACTGTACCACTTCTGGGGTTGGGACTATACCACTTTTCAGTGCAAAATAGAAATGTAGCGTTTGTAGAAGAAGACTTCTCCTTGACACGCTAGGTTGCTTTGCTTCTTTTGGTTGCAATAAAAACAAACTGGAGAGAGTGTGATGCACTGTTTCGAATGTATGAAACGAGGGGCATTCGGCACATGCCCGGTGGAACTCTTGACATACTCAGAAAAAAAAGTCCCCACCTTTTGTGCTTCCTTTTCCAGTTGGCGATTCACCTTTTACCTTATTGCTTTCATTGCTGGCATGGTTGTTATAGCAGATGTAAGTACCATCTCCCCGTTTTCCTTTAATGATGCtaatttttgaaaaaattagaatttGGAAATTGACCCACGTTTGCTCTTCTTTGCTCCATCTTGGTGTCTTGTTCCTGCAGAAACCTTGGTTTTATGACCTCCGGAAAGTTTGGGAAGGCTATCCTATCCAGGTGAGTAGAAAAAAGTTAACCTCGATTGTTAATCTGATTTTCCTGGATTTTGTAAGAGAGGAGGGAGACGAGAGAGACGgagtggtttgaatattgaacAATGGCTTTGGAAACCTGGGTTCACATTTTGGTATTTGATCTTAGCCTTATCTGCacagcggaagcgtgctgggcccataacccttgttaGGAAATTGTTAAATTGAGACTCAATCACTTCTCCGTCTCAATTCCTCTCCTCCTCCGACGTTCTGAGCAGCCGTTCAGATGCTTGGAACTAAATTCAGACTTCCCATTTGTCAGCTGAAACCAGCGGCTTATATTTTATTGCAGTTCTGTccaatatttacatattttgccGGAGCTTAGCATTTGTGCGTCCGACCTGCTTCAGAACACCACATGGGAAGCACTGTGTCACCTCCCACATTCCACTGCATGACGAATCTTCCACTGTTCCTCTCTAGCcataaatctctactctatgcagTTAACTCTTACATTCACAGATCTGCTTCATTGTCCAGGAGAAAGATATGAGATGTGCGGATACGGGGGTCTTACGTTGCAATTGGCCTTTGGTTTTTACATCCACCGATTCGACCATCCaaatcttgaaaatatttttttcaaaatcgaaaaaaatgaaaatccttGATAATGTTGTCTTATATTGTATATAAACGGGATGATGGATTTTGATGCTAGAACCAAATCCCGGCGAATCCCCAGGCCCTGATGGAAACTCATTTGCTCCTATATCATCATGGAATACAATCTCATTTTGGCCAATCACGTTTTGATCCCTCAAATAGTACACAATCTCATTTGCTTCAACATCGATAATACATATGATACAACTCCATTGTCCCATATCGCTCTCTTATGGGACGCAAGTGCTATTCCACATGATATGTATTAGAATATTGTCACAAATGCTTCTATTTTGGTGTGGGATAGATTCGAAGGCTGTATTGTTATCGCTGCTGTGGTTGCCGTGTTCATTCTTATTCTTCGCCTTCCTTTCCCAGACCATGTTGCCATCCCAGTACTGGTATTACATGATTGAGTTGTCCTTTTACTGGTCGCTCTTGTTCAGCATTGCCTCCGACGTGAAGCGCAAGGTGAGTGAGACAAGGCTAATTTTTCTTATATAGCGTGGGTTTGCATTTTGGCATGGTAGCAGTGCCCAGCAGCATTCATGCGACATCAAATTGTCCCTTTGGTTTGCGTTTTGGCACAGTAGCAGTGCCGAACGGCATTAACGCAATACCCtctttcccgaaaataagacagtgtcttatattaatttttgctcccaaagatgcgctagtcctactttcaggggatgtattatttttccacaaagaggaattcaaatttatggttgaatttttaaaaaatgaaaatttattatctactgtacagtagttgtcatcacaaaccagcgtaaACAAACTGTGAACACTtttaagaatttctatattatattttattgctatactgtttttaaattactgttttaaatttatgttcttctgtaaatttatgttgttgttgggcttgtcgctgtgtacgctgccctgagtcccttctgggagatggaggtggatacaagaataaagttattattatattattattatttcttgttactacctttatttccatgtacaacgatctatggtatgtacatttattgatcctacatgcttccaaacaaaaacttttctagatcttacttttggggatggccttatatttagcaattcagcaaaacttctactaggtcttattttctggggatgtcttattttcagggaaacggggTATCAAATTGTTCCTTTGGTTTGCATTTTGGCACAGTAGCAGTGCCGAACGGCATTCATGCGACATCAAATTATCTCTTTCGATTGCGTTTTGGCACAGTAGCAGTGCCGAACAGCATTACCGCGACATCAAATTGTccgtttggtttgcattttggcACAGTAGCAGTGCGGAATGGCATTAACGCAACATCAAATTGTCCCTTTAGTTTGCGTTTTTGGCATGGTAGTAGTGCTGAACGGCATTCGTGTGACAtcaaattagaatcatagaatcatagaatagtagagttggaagagacctcaagggccatctagtccaaccccccgctaagaagcaggaaatcgcattcaaagcacccccgacagatggccatccagcctctgcttaaaagcctccaaagaaggagcctccaccacggcccgggggagagagttccactgccgaacagccctcacagtgaggaagttcttcctgatgttcaggtggaatctcctttcctgtagtttgaagccattgttccgtgtcctagtctgcagggcagcagaaaataagcttgctccctcctccctatgacttcccctcacatatttgtacatggctatcatgtctcctctcagccttctcttctgcaggctaaacatgcccagctctttaagcctctcctcatagggcttgttctccagacccttaatcattttagttgccctcctctggacgctttccagcttgtcagcatctcccttcatctgcggtgcccaaaactggacacagtattccaggtgtggtctgaccaaggcagaatagaggggagcatgacttccctggatctagacgttattcccctattgatgcaggacagaatcccattggcttttttagctgccgcatcacattgtaggctcatgttcaacttgttgtccacgaggactccaaggtctttttcgcacacactgctgtcaagccaggcgtcccccattctgtatctttgatttccattttttctgccgaagtgaagtatcttgcatttgtccctgttgaacttcattttgttagtttcggcccatctctctagtctgtcaagatcgttttgaattctgctcctgtcttctggagtgttagctatccctccgagtttggtgtcatctgcaaacttgatgatcgtgccttctaacccttcgtctaagtcgttaataaagatgttgaacagaaccgggcccaggacggagccctgcggcactccacttgtcacttctttccatgatgaagacgacgcattggtgagcaccctttgggttcgttcgcttagccaattacagatccacctaaccgtagttttgtctagcccacattttactagtttgtttgccagaaggtcgtgggggactttgtcgaaggccttactgaaatctagatatgctacatccacggcattccctgtatcgacccaactcgtaactctatcgaaaaaagagatcagattagtctggcatgacttgtttttggtaaatccgtgttgactattagcaatgaccgcatttgtttctaagtgtttgcagaccacttccttaatgatcttttccagaatcttgcctggtattgatgtgaggctgaccggacggtaattgtttgggtcgttcttttttcccttcttgaagatagggaccacattcgccctcctccaatctgctgggacttctcccgctctccaagaactctcgaagatgattgccagtggttctgaaataacttccgctagttccttcaatactcttggatgtagctgatctggccctggggacttgaattcgtttagagtggccaggtgttcctggacaacttgtttccctatttggggttggatttcccccaatccttcgtccattccatgttgctgaggttgaagatggctttctttttgtgagaagaccgaggcaaagaaggcattaagcagttctgccttttccctatcccctgtcaccatcaccccatctactccttgcagtggccctatcgcctcctttttcttcctttttctaccaacataagcaaaaaaaccttttttgttgttttttatgtccctggcaagcctgagctcattttgcgctttagccttgcgaaccttttccctacaggagttggctatacgtttgaattgtCCCTTTGGTTTGCGTTTTTGGTATGGCAGCTGTGCCGAACGGCATTCACGCAACATCAAATTGTCCCTTTGGTTTGCATTTTGGCACAGTAGCAGTACCGAATGGTATTAACGCAACATCAAATTGTCCCTTTGGTTTGCATTTTGGCACAGTAGCAGTACCGAATGGCATCAAGGCAACATCAAATTGTCCCTTTGGTTTGCGTTTTTGGCACGGTAGCGGTGCTGAACGGCATTAACACAACATCAAATTGTCCCTTTGGTTTGCGTTTTGCAACGGTAGCAATGCCAAACAGCATTAATGTGACACCATATTGCTCCTTTGGTGAAGCTGAACTTTGCCATTTTGACCTTCCAGATCATAGGTTTCCACTAGTGCTTTCCTttatctcctttttcttcttgtgATAGGACTTCAAGGAGCAAGTCATCCACCACGTGGCCACCATCATCTTGATCAGTTTTTCCTGGTGCACGAACTACATCCGGGCTGGGACCCTCGTCATGGCTTTGCATGACTCTTCGGACTACCTGCTGGAGGTGAGGAAATGGATAGgaagataatgtaatgggtttaCTTTAAGtgggactgttgaggggctggaatATAGTTTGCAAAAAACATGCATGaattcctacgcacactgcacatatatttagttgttgtgcaaaaaaaaatgaaataatacaatAGGCTTCACTGTTATCCACACAAAATCTGCAAATGTATCTCTGATGGATACAGGGGTCACaatctatggatatggatatgaCATGACCAACGATCACCAAGGATTGTGTTGTTATAGCTGACGATGATGGGATATGTTGTCTGACGCATCCGggtttttatttatcatgtcagaagtgaattgagaatacagttatatagaAAAACCATGAACTAAGCTAAACACTTGGCATTATATTTGATCAGATACTGGCTACTTGGAGTGGCTCTGGTGATGCTATAAGaatgtcttccattgtgcatgtggactCGAAACCCTCTCTGATTGACTCGAAACCCTCTCTGAATGACTCGAAACCCTCTCTGAATGACTCGAAACCCTCTCTGAATGACTCGAAACCCTCTCTGAATGACTCGAAACCCTCTCTGAATGACTCGAAACCCTCTCTGAATGACTCGAAACCCTCTCTAATTGACTCGAAACCCTCTCTGAATGACTCGAAACCCTCTCTAATTGACTCGAAACCCTCTCTGATTGACTCCAAACCCTCTCTGATTGACTCCAAACCCTCTCTGAATGACTCGAAACCCTCTCTGACTCGAAACCCTCTCTGAATGACTCGAAACCCTCTCTGAATGACTCAAAACCCTCTCTAATTGACTCGAAACCCTCTCTGATTGACTCCAAACCCTCTCTGATTGACTCCAAACCCTCTCTGAATGACTCGAAACCCTCTCTGATTGACTCGAAACCCTCTCTGAATGACTCGAAACCCTCTCTGAATGACTCGAAACCCTCTCTGATTGACTCGAAACCCTCTCTGATTGACTCGAAACCCTCTCTGATTGACTCGAAACCCTCTCTGATTGTTGTCCTTTTACTGGTCACTCTTGTTCAGActgtattgtagtaagtggtttgcGCTTCacattcgcatgtcgtggactccactttgtggccccatttcttaagattggttctgtatctcatggtaccagagcacaatctgttcggcaccttccaagttgcccaggagGGAGactctcatccagtctcagccatggatggaggttccaggttttagcctgccacttttggactctcacttgctgaggtgttcctgcaagtagatcttaggaagctatttcttgatttaaggcattgatgtgctggctgatatccgaacaaaacatcggccggagatgtcactgcctttttCATTaaaggctgctacttcctgatggatattttccctgtaataggcagtaagagcacctaaagcttctgtaaGCTTCCGTTttaagctccctgcttgggcggtgatggcatgatcgtcagcatagatgaaactctgtcccttctggcagtgagAAAATCGAATGTATACATTTTCATAATGGCATCTGaatgcttcttttttctttttctttccctggtCAGTCAGCAAAGATGTTCAATTACGCCGGTTGGAAGAACACTTGCAACAACATTTTCATTGTCTTCGCGATGGTCTTCATCTTCACTCGGCTCATCATTCTTCCTTTCTGGTGAGCAGCCAACGGGACCTTCTTTGGGTTTGAACATAAATCCCGGacgggaaggaagtagaaagacagCATATAGTGGGCTTCTttgtgtaatgaaaataatggtacAAAACCTGGAGAGCTAGGATCCAAAGCAGGCATGAGCAAGCTTGGGccgtccggatgttttggactccaactcccaccattcctaacagcctcaggccttttccttttcctttggagtccaaaacgtcaggaaagggttaaattgagacacattcaCTTGAAGCTAGCTTTTctcatatttattgaagtaattacaatatttacatagctTTGCCGGAGCGTAACATCTAAGCATCCGACGAGATTGATGGCCACGAGTGAAGCTGACAGCTGAGAAGTGTGGATTTATTTCTGTGCGACAAAGCAGGCATGAGCAAGCTTGAGccgtccggatgttttggactccaactcccaccattcctaacagcctcaggccttttccttttcctttttgtggagtccaAGATGTCAGGAaagggttaaattgagacacattcaCTTGAAGCTAGCTTTTctcatatttattgaagtaattacaatatttacatagctTTGCCGGAGCGTAACATCTAAGCATCCGACGAAATTGATGGCCACGAATGAAGCTTGACagcccacccgaatataagccaacaaggaccctcacccgagtataagccgagggagtcctaaaaaagggctgaaaaactcggcttatacttgagtatatacagtatgtggatTTCcaagaaagaacaggaacaaaaaccTGGACTTTTGGTCCTTGTCATAAGCCCAGATGCCCACTTTTGGGTTCTGCAGATTTTCTGGAGCtcgactcccatcatccccaaccgTTGGCCATGGAGTCAGAGTCCAAAACATTCAAAGTCTAAAAGACCGAGAACCATCTGATTGTTTGGAAGCGGTTGATTTGTGTCCTCGTTCTGCAAGGGAGTCAATGCTCTCGCTCTCTCCTCTGCCTAGGATCCTTCATTGCACGATCGTCTACCCGCTGGACCACTACCCGCCTTTCTTCGGCTACTATTTCTTCAACCTCATGATGCTGATCCTCCAGTCCCTCCACATCTTTTGGGCGTTTCTCATTATCCGCATGGCCCAGAAGTTCATAACTGGAAAGGCAAGCTTCCAATGTTTTCGTGTCGCATGCTCTCTTAGTTCAGCGCAAGTTTTTTCGTTCGGGCGAAAGGGTTGGCAAGCATGAATGCGAAGCATCTTTTAAGAGTATTGGGCGAGACTTCTGTGCCGTAAAACACATGCTTTTGGCATCCTTTTAAATGAAAGCTGAGCTtttccaaactacagtagagtctcacttatccaacataaacgggccagcagaacgttggataagctaatatgttggataataaggagggattaaggaaaagcctattaaacatcaaattaggttatgatttcacaaattaagcaccaaaacatcatgttatacaacaaatttgacagaaaaagtagttcaataagtagtaatgctatgtagtaattactgtatttacgaatttagcaccaaaatatcatgatgtattgaaaacattgactacaaaaattgttggataatccagaacgttggataagtgagactctactgtgtatgttatttcctgtattttataggcattgtggaagaggcctaagaggaaCCCTGCTTGTCTCCCgggcgccattgtggctgagggggttgctatgacatgaaaggggcagggcctaaagggggcggggcctacccttctgactggcagacggggagaacggctcttcctcgtcctctgtaatttggactatttttctaggttttttaattgaaagacacagattggatggctatgtcttttgtggccaaatttggtgtgatttgattctgtggttttgttgtttactccatgggaataacacacattacattaatatatacatatatacctatatacatacatacatacaatatatatcttttagctttggatattATAGGAAAGAGTTAACACCCCCGTGGTTTTTCCTTTGCTGTCTCTGCTCTCGCTCAGAAAGTTTtgccttactttctgtccctgtaataattggattctgGAAAGAgcgttgctgtgtgttttccgggctgcatggccatgttccagaagcattctctcctgatgtttcggccacatctgtggcaggcatcctcagaggttgtgaggtataagaggatgcctgccatagatgtgggtgaaacatcaggaggtaatacttctggaacatggccagacagcctggaaaacacaaagcaaccccgtgattccagccatggaagccttcgacaacggattttggaaaatttggcttgttgtggaaacaaggactggagataaagctttcccccatgataataactctttcaggagtaggTTTCCCTTACttccgagggatagatttctctcaccttcTTATTTTCACAGCCTCGTTCGTAATCGTAAGTAATTCGTAAGCCAGATTTTATATTGATAAATACCTAAGAGTTTGCCTTGACGTTGTGTCCGGATCCTTTTGTGCAGGTGGTGGAGGATGAGCGCAGTGACCGGGACGAGACGGACAACTCCGACGAGGAAGACGAGAAGCCCGTCGCCGCTGCCGGTTCAGCCACCAAAAACGGCCCGCTGACCAACGGCCACCCCGTCTTGAACAATAACCACCGGAAAGTTGAATGATGATCCTTGGCGTTCGTTTCTATTCCTTGGGGAGGCGGCGGGGAGTTTTCTTCCCCGGTGCCGACTCTCCCGCCGTCTGCCGCGCGATGCACAAGCGGAgactgcgttgtttttgttttgtttttgaggccaaaaccaaaaaaagagaaaatacccCCATGAACTTTCTACGAGAACATTTCCGAATTTCCTTCTCAAGTCTCGAATTGCTCGAGCCGTCATCTTCGAGGTGGATTCAGAAAAAAGGGGCGAATGCCTTATGGGACAATTGTACGCGATGGAACATAACTCCACCATAAGGCCTTTCCTCTGACCTTGAGACccggtttcctcctcctcctcctttctgccGGACTTTTTGCCttgttcccttccctccctcccttccctttcttcctgacCAAATTGCCTTAAAACTAACGTCGAATTGACGCCTGTCTTTCCTCTTCTGCTCACCAAATTAAGATCTAAGAAGCCGTAGGGCGGGAGAAGGTATAAACAGTCATTATTGATACGCTTTCGGGAAAAGAAGGCTCTTTGGCGAGTCCGCCTTTTCAAGCCGAAGTCCCCCTTCCTGTGCCAAAAGGTTTTTGAATCAAAAGTGTATCAGAGAGCCGAGTTTCCGCTCTCGATCTTCCCTCAGTGCCAGGAATTTTGCAAAACATACTTATAGATATATATCACAAGGAAAGCCTTGCAACTTGGGTCCAATTTCCACATTTCTTGGAGATGTTTCTTGGGGACCGGAGACGTTCGTATTCGGGGATCGGAGACGCTCGTGTTCGGGAATCGGAGACGCTCGTGTTCGGGGATCGGAGACGTTCGTGTTCGGGAATCGGAGACGCTCGTGTTCGGGAATCGGAGACGCTCGTGTTCGGGAATCGGAGACGCTCGTGTTCGGGAATCGGAGACGTTCGTGTTCGGGATTCGGAGACGTTCGTGTTCGGGAATCGGAGACGTTCGTGTTCGGGAATCGGAGACGTTCGTGTTCGGGAATCGGAGACGCTCGTGTTCGGGAATCGGAGACGTTCGTGTTCGGGAATCGGAGACGTTCGTGTTCGGGAATCGGAGACGCTCGTGTTCGGGAATCGGAGACGTTCGTGTTCGGGAATCGGAGACGCTCGTGTTCGGGAATCGGAGACGCTCGTGTTTGGGAATCGGAGACGTTCGTGTTCGGGAATCATTCGTATTCAGGAATTGGAGACGTAACCGGATCCTCCCGTTTCCATCTCTTTGCTCCGGATCCTTCGAACGGTGCCAGTTTTGGGAAAATGCAAAGACAAGACTTTGGAAACCCCCCggcaaggaggaagaaaaagccaTAGTCGGTGCCGCTCGAAAGCCGCCAAATCCTCAAGCGGAGGAGGCCGAGTTATTCGTAGCTGCTGCACCAAATCGgttacctttctctcttttcctgcaCAACAAAAAAGAGCACCTGGGTAATTTTATTCAAACTATCGATGCCTTGATCCCATAGGATTATCATACAAAGTATTTCACAAAGCGACGGGTTGATGAAGTGTTTGAGAAAGGGTTTGAAGGTGGGCACAAAGCCGTGGAACTGGAGACTGTTTGGTTATGTCTTTGAACCTTTTCACAAGATAATAGCGTTCAGAAAAAAGCCAGGTACAACTCTAAaggatatacatacatacatacatgtttaTGTCAAAGTTGGTGGCTTCATTAAACAAAGGTCAAGGTTGCCATTGGTGGCAGCAAAACACTTCTACTTTTCGGCACAATTTCCTatatttcatggccaaaatcactagattgctgtgttttttgggctgtatggcccaattgcagaagcattctctcctgacattttgcccacacctacggcaggcatcctcagaggttgtgaggttttccaaagtttcacaacctctgaggatgcctggcgtagatgtgggtgaaa
The Anolis carolinensis isolate JA03-04 unplaced genomic scaffold, rAnoCar3.1.pri scaffold_14, whole genome shotgun sequence genome window above contains:
- the cers2 gene encoding ceramide synthase 2; protein product: MFQTLYNCFWWERLWLPANLTWSDLRDHQGQVFAKASDLYFTLPLAFLFLGVRRLFETYVATPLARLLNVKEKVRLKATPNPILEKHYISSCKHPKQADIEALSKKSGCSARQVERWFRRRRNQDRPSLLKKFREASWRFTFYLIAFIAGMVVIADKPWFYDLRKVWEGYPIQTMLPSQYWYYMIELSFYWSLLFSIASDVKRKDFKEQVIHHVATIILISFSWCTNYIRAGTLVMALHDSSDYLLESAKMFNYAGWKNTCNNIFIVFAMVFIFTRLIILPFWILHCTIVYPLDHYPPFFGYYFFNLMMLILQSLHIFWAFLIIRMAQKFITGKVVEDERSDRDETDNSDEEDEKPVAAAGSATKNGPLTNGHPVLNNNHRKVE